The following proteins come from a genomic window of Euwallacea fornicatus isolate EFF26 chromosome 9, ASM4011564v1, whole genome shotgun sequence:
- the LOC136340937 gene encoding eukaryotic translation initiation factor 4 gamma 1-like isoform X7 → MSANQKQPATGGPQQRYPTSPYQPIISPHSNIGYTGSEAYHNSTGSYVPQTQGPNQGPGLRNIATTGPPNQSSTPPNTDLKVTNIQGQLPQMQFGLNPVRAPPQPFFTSRTGGGPPTQGSRMPNQQHRGQAPMYQSQYVVQPVYLPPQSLYFNQRPPNNLMTPHQPYAQPVFPQSYSGFPQFSSTVSTTVPYQAMYGVFPPQSAPISLTRTTTTPVTAAPPNAPTGSLQNQPLLTQAAAAPATYAKNKQRRSNAIPIIDPNTGQDRLDEIFDSENASHPPTGESSARQTPQPPNDKEVAQAISEDKHNTNVEQPPSLHAPSPTEQFPSPLVSTQPLNNSRFDVAHSDLHYNAKEFVLTTASLPSKESTPIVSANSDAAEITLNKKEAESPAKTRKQGHREPKPEIPKEFQPKETDCDSISSIVSVKEESVPVPQTTVVNTQPPIVESSSPIIKETAKENNDKKGAKKPIVSEPKSSEVEHHSPAPVPEVASQNNGKSKNNRNKNVHNQNQNGKPQPLPPQQSPPQAAPAVAVPPPQPPKPNNRSNKSKELNLKGANKEGTDMDAFNDNGPKTEINANVLPQPDVKNVSHDVTNANSISQPIPLTVVHPTLETDKVISETRRKDSNENVTTIKSEPVVANNIPSSVTATAAPVASKPVTKPFDVTSIVKDITPKTVIPPFSIPDNRDETDKAVPNDNVLAKNDVNSKTSLENSKAIVYKPGQWAPDRPDGNKVYDKEFLMKLKTVPASLQKPDNIPESILLDERNRQVGGHLSVGGRTDYTNPPFNNYGGKSGSRSGTLTKRNSQSKMGSRGGDKAPGKTKIISISIRGDIKLHESENAWKPARFTKGEGMTDEEKKTEILYKKVRSVLNKLTPQKFETLVNQVRELQIDTKERLQGVIDLVFEKAIDEPNFSSAYANMCKEIQNMQVSITGTAGDDKKLAFRTLLVMRCQMEFEKQSVDESERNNKLKEIEECSDAERKKELRFDLEEYDRRVRMKSVGCIRFIGELFIQQMLTASIMKRCLQTLLDNKDEESLECLCKLLTTVGKELELKSNDLASIFDEIKKITEGKRQKVSSRIRFMLQDVGDLRDSKWVPRRGDTNPKTIDQIQKEAETEHLNIQVMNMTQPRKDDRGGGPRGSGGGGSRQKGLDDGWNSVGSKSSRQGFTFQAEKIRAMRMPQADEPLGGVNLFSTWGKGVKTAPLNPSPNIYAALDTMDIERRQSMNQKSYAPKGPSVERNQYKMYDGRDSRSGSQHRDSGTPMRTTGPPPSSASMAPPNLVPQPTSMLLQAKTQSYQPEPAPASAVVPLTEEQIERRIRNSLEEFITGSCTTKEYFEDVAPSLPANEYSKIVYESYNYVLEKSQTSRRKTGELFGALLREKHIAEEDFLKGFSELLSLWEDLVIDIPTIWQYFAEDLIALVCEDVLSFSTLRKLLDNLIECNMAKKLLKALFALVVKEKGPNFLQNAWQKASLQLSNFMPAADVKPFVQENNLEFLLGGDSPVCEGSMSYDTIQSKLSEFLQSKAPFDDIVNWISANVGGSVKENRFIRTLATAIFETSISKNKLQPEVLASHSKLIQKYVDANANYELQCLYALQSLVHKLEHPQGLLLAICDKLYEDSTFSQESFIGWEKSTEPSEQEGKGVALKQLTSFFTQLKENEDDEEYSSNSEDA, encoded by the exons ATATCAGCCGATTATTTCGCCGCACAGTAATA TTGGTTATACAGGATCGGAAGCCTATCACAATTCGACCGGGTCGTATGTACCGCAAACACAGGGTCCAAACCAGGGTCCGGGCCTTAGAAACATTGCAACTACGGGGCCACCGAATCAATCATCGACGCCTCCAAATACGGACTTGAAAGTAACTAATATCCAAGGACAGCTTCCTCAAATG cAGTTTGGGCTGAATCCAGTAAGGGCACCGCCGCAACCTTTTTTTACGTCTAGAACTGGAGGCGGTCCACCCACACAGGGTTCTAGAATGCCCAATCAACAGCACAGG GGTCAAGCCCCGATGTATCAGTCACAGTATGTGGTGCAGCCAGTGTACCTGCCTCCGCAATCTTTATACTTCAACCAGCGGCCTCCCAACAACCTGATGACACCTCATCAGCCTTACGCGCAGCCTGTTTTCCCGCAGTCTTATTCTGGGTTCCCGCAGTTTTCATCTACAGTGTCAACCACGGTTCCTT accAAGCGATGTACGGTGTTTTCCCTCCCCAAAGCGCaccaatttctttaacaagAACTACTACGACGCCCGTAACAGCAGCACCGCCAAACGCCCCCACTGGTTCCTTGCAGAACCAACCCCTTTTGACTCAGGCGGCTGCCGCTCCTGCTACCTACGCAAAAAATAAACAGCGTCGCTCGAACGCCATTCCGATCATAGATCCCAACACGGGTCAAGATAGATTAGATGAGATATTCGACTCTGAGAACGCCTCGCATCCACCGACTGGAGAGTCCTCTGCCAGGCAAACGCCACAACCTCCTAATGATAAAGAG GTGGCCCAGGCTATAAGTGAAGATAAGCATAATACTAATGTGGAGCAACCTCCATCACTTCATGCCCCTTCACCCACCGAACAATTCCCATCACCCCTCGTTTCAACTCAACCCCTAAACAATTCCCGATTTGATGTCGCGCATAGCGACCTTCAT TATAATGCAAAAGAGTTCGTGCTTACAACAGCATCACTACCAAGTAAAGAATCGACACCCATCGTATCGGCAAATAGTGATGCTGCCGAAATCACCTTGAACAAAAAAGAAGCGGAAAGTCCCGCGAAGACCCGTAAACAAGGGCATCGAGAGCCCAAACCCGAAATTCCCAAAGAATTTCAGCCCAAAGAAACAGATTGTGATAGTATATCTTCCATAg TTTCAGTTAAGGAAGAATCAGTTCCAGTGCCTCAGACGACTGTAGTTAATACGCAACCCCCCATTGTTGAATCCAGCTCTCCAATAATTAAAGAGACTGCTAAAGAAAACAATGATAAAAAAGGTGCCAAGAAACCGATCGTATCTGAACCGAAAAGCTCAGAGGTCGAGCACCATTCTCCCGCACCAGTGCCAGAAGTGGCATCACAGAATAATG GAAAATCAAAGAACAACAGAAATAAGAATGTTCACAATCAAAATCAGAACGGCAAACCACAACCACTGCCGCCCCAACAGTCGCCACCACAAGCGGCTCCAGCCGTGGCTGTTCCGCCACCGCAGCCTCCAAAACCGAATAATCGGTCAAATAAATCCAAAGAACTTAACTTGAAGGGTGCCAACAAGGAAGGCACTGATATGGACGCTTTCAATGATAACGGCCCCAAAACTGAGATAAACGCTAATGTATTGCCTCAACCTGATGTCAAGAACGTCTCTCATGATGTGACTAATGCGAATTCGATTTCGCAGCCTATACCGCTAACCGTTGTTCATCCTACGTTAGAGACTGATAAAGTAATAAG TGAGACAAGAagaaaagactcaaatgaaaatGTTACGACAATCAAGTCTGAACCTGTCGTCGCCAATAATATTCCCTCGAGCGTCACTGCCACAGCTGCTCCTGTTGCGTCGAAACCTGTAACTAAACCATTCGACGTTACTAGTATCGTTAAAGATATCACACCTAAAACTGTCATACCGCCATTCTCTATACCAGACAATAGAGATGAGACTGATAAAGCCGTACCCAACGATAATGTTTTAGCCAAGAACGACGTGAATAGTAAAACgtctttggaaaattctaagGCGATTGTTTATAAACCAG gtCAATGGGCACCTGATCGACCTGATGGAAATAAAGTCTATGACAAAGAGttcttaatgaaattaaagacTGTTCCGGCCAGCCTTCAAAAACCAGACAATATTCCTGAATCAATTTTATTGGATGAAAGGAAT AGACAGGTTGGTGGCCATCTTTCAGTAGGAGGTCGAACGGATTACACAAATCCTCCCTTTAACAATTACGGCGGTAAATCGGGTTCCAGAAGCGGG accTTAACTAAACGTAATAGCCAGTCCAAGATGGGAAGTCGAGGTGGCGATAAAGCTCCAGGTAAAACCAAGATAATATCAATATCGATTCGTGGAGATATTAAACTTCACGAATCCGAAAACGCCTGGAAACCTGCGAGATTTACAAAag gcgAAGGTATGACTGATGAGgaaaagaaaactgaaattttgtataaaaaagttCGATCTGTCCTCAACAAATTGACTCCCCAAAAATTTGAGACTTTGGTGAATCAGGTGCGGGAGCTACAGATTGATACGAAGGAAAGGTTGCAAGGAGTTATTGACTTAGTATTTGAGAAGGCAATAGATGAGCCAAATTTCTCCTCGGCATATGCAAATATGTGCAaggagattcaaaatatgcag gtttCTATTACCGGAACTGCTGGCGATGATAAAAAGTTGGCCTTTAGAACCTTGTTAGTGATGAGGTGTCAAATGGAATTCGAGAAGCAGTCTGTAGACGAGAGTGAAAGGAACAACAAGCTAAAAGAAATTGAGGAATGTAGCGATGCT GAGAGGAAAAAGGAACTTCGATTTGATCTTGAAGAATACGACAGACGGGTGAGGATGAAGTCCGTTGGCTGTATTCGATTTATAG gtgaattatttatacaaCAAATGTTAACCGCTAGCATAATGAAAAGGTGTCTGCAAACTTTACTTGATAACAAAGACGAAGAAAGTTTGGAATGTCTCTGTAAATTGTTGACCACGGTCGGCAAGGAACTAGAATTGAAGAGCAATGATCTGGcttcaattttcgacgaaataAAGAAGATAACAGAGGGAAAAAGGCAGAAAGTCAGCAGTAGAATACGTTTTATGCTGCAGGATGTAGGCGATTTGAGGGATTCCAAATGG gtACCAAGACGTGGCGATACCAATCCTAAGACCATCGACCAAATTCAGAAAGAGGCTGAAACCGAACATCTCAATATTCAAGTAATGAATATGACCCAGCCCCGTAAAGACGATAGGGGTGGTGGTCCCAGAGGGAGCGGTGGTGGTGGCAGTCGTCAAAAGGGCTTGGACGACGGATGGAATTCGGTGGGTTCGAAAAGTAGTCGCCAAGGCTTTACGTTCCAAGCTGAAAAAATACGGGCAATGAGAATG ccTCAAGCGGATGAGCCTCTTGGAGGAGTTAACCTATTTAGCACTTGGGGAAAGGGTGTAAAAACAGCACCACTGAATCCTAGTCCAAACATATATGCGGCATTAGACACCATGGATATAGAGAGGCGACAGTCAATGA ATCAAAAATCTTACGCTCCTAAAGGACCTAGCGTAGAACGAAACCAGTACAAGATGTATGACGGACGAGATTCAAGGTCAGGATCGCAGCACCGCGATTCGGGCACTCCTATGAGAACCACTGGTCCTCCGCCGTCTTCCGCCTCTATGGCTCCTCCAAATTTAG tGCCGCAACCTACTTCGATGCTTCTTCAAGCAAAAACTCAATCGTACCAACCAGAGCCTGCCCCAGCGTCTGCTGTGGTACCTCTTACAGAAGAGCAAATCGAACGGCGGATACGGAATTCGTTGGAAGAATTTATTACCGGAAGCTGCACGACGAAGGAGTACTTTGAGGATGTTGCTCCTAGTTTACCCGCTAATGAATATTCCAAGATTGTATATGAGAG ttACAATTATGTtctcgaaaaatcacaaaCTTCTAGACGGAAAACGGGTGAACTTTTTGGTGCATTACTCAGGGAAAAACACATTGCCGAGGAAGATTTCTTGAAGGGATTCAGCGAACTCCTCAGTCTGTGGGAGGATTTAGTTATAGATATTCCAACAATTTGGCAGTATTTCGCAGAAGATTTAA TTGCGCTTGTTTGCGAAGATGTCTTGTCATTTTCCACACTGCGCAAGCTCTTAGATAACCTAATCGAATGCAACATGGCGAAAAAGTTGTTAAAAGCGCTTTTCGCATTGGTCGTTAAAGAGAAAGGGCCCAATTTCCTTCAGAACGCTTGGCAGAAGGCGAGCCTTCAATTATCTAATTTTATGCCAGCAGCCGATGTGAAGCCGTTTGTCCAAGAAAAC AACTTGGAGTTTCTGTTGGGCGGTGATTCGCCGGTCTGTGAAGGGTCTATGTCGTACGACACTATTCAGAGTAAACTCTCTGAATTTTTACAGTCCAAAGCTCCATTTGATGATATCGTAAATTGGATATCA gcCAATGTCGGCGGCAGCGTAAAGGAGAACAGGTTTATCCGGACTCTGGCAACAGCGATATTTGAAACTTCCatctcaaaaaataaactcCAACCAGAGGTTCTAGCGAGTCACTCTAAACTGATTCAGAAATATGTCGATGCGAATGCGAACTACGAGTTACAATGTTTATACGCCTTGCAATCATTAGTTCACAAGTTGGAACATCCTCAAG gaTTGTTGTTGGCAATCTGTGATAAACTGTACGAAGACTCGACGTTCAGTCAAGAGAGCTTTATAGGCTGGGAAAAGAGTACTGAACCCTCCGAGCAAGAAGGAAAGG GTGTAGCATTAAAGCAATTAACGTCCTTCTTTACACAACTGAAGGAGAATGAGGACGACGAGGAGTATTCATCCAACTCCGAGGACGCCTAG